Proteins encoded by one window of Methanobacterium sp. CWC-01:
- a CDS encoding MarR family winged helix-turn-helix transcriptional regulator, with translation MNEELELVEAMDDLSGLIRKFQTQLLSGELKQYTLRQLYYIELINKYEGISVSEISKKLDIKKSTVSIAINQLIELGIVLKIRSEDDKRFYFLQLTPKGKKIMEMHMQVHKNTIKKILKILTPEEVEKFIHIVNKIKISTL, from the coding sequence ATGAATGAAGAACTGGAACTAGTAGAGGCTATGGATGATTTAAGCGGATTAATCAGGAAATTCCAGACTCAACTTCTTAGTGGCGAACTAAAACAGTACACGTTGCGGCAGTTGTATTATATCGAACTAATTAACAAGTATGAAGGAATAAGCGTTTCTGAAATATCTAAAAAACTGGATATAAAAAAATCAACGGTTTCGATTGCCATCAATCAGTTAATAGAGCTGGGAATAGTACTTAAAATTCGATCTGAAGATGATAAACGTTTTTATTTCCTACAACTCACTCCAAAAGGTAAGAAAATAATGGAAATGCATATGCAAGTTCATAAAAACACTATAAAAAAGATTTTAAAGATTTTAACGCCAGAAGAGGTTGAAAAATTTATTCATATAGTGAATAAAATCAAGATATCAACTTTATGA
- the hacA gene encoding homoaconitase large subunit: MPRTMAEKIIAKAAGIEKVDAGKIVMANIDVAMTHDLTGPLSVESFKKIGVDEVWDPEKIVVIFDHQVPADSLEAAQNHLIMREFVSEQGIDNFYDVREGVCHQVLPEKGHVVPGEVVVGTDSHTCTHGALGAFSTGIGSTDMAMVFATGKLWFKVPETIKFQIDGKLDKHVYSKDVVLNIIGQVGADGATYQACEFGGETTSKMSVSDRMVLCNMAIEMGGKTGLVEPDEKTIKYIEQRSNKKYRVFSTDEDAESLKTMQVDVTDLVPQIACPHNVDNVKPVTEVEGTTIDQIFLGSCTNGRLDDMRVAAEILKGKEVSTNVRMLVIPASREVYRNALDEGLMNIFVDAGALVCNPCCGPCLGGHVGLLGPGEVSLSTSNRNFKGRQGSPDAEVYLSSAAVAAASAIKGEITDPR; the protein is encoded by the coding sequence ATGCCAAGGACCATGGCAGAGAAAATAATAGCCAAAGCAGCGGGAATAGAAAAAGTTGACGCAGGAAAAATCGTAATGGCCAATATAGACGTGGCCATGACTCATGATTTAACTGGACCTTTATCAGTAGAGTCTTTTAAGAAGATTGGGGTGGATGAGGTCTGGGATCCAGAAAAAATCGTGGTGATCTTTGACCACCAGGTACCTGCTGATTCACTGGAAGCAGCACAAAATCACCTCATAATGCGCGAATTTGTCAGTGAACAAGGAATAGATAATTTTTATGATGTAAGGGAGGGAGTCTGTCATCAAGTACTTCCGGAGAAAGGACATGTTGTTCCTGGCGAAGTGGTGGTGGGGACTGACTCGCACACTTGCACTCATGGGGCATTAGGAGCATTTTCAACAGGTATAGGGTCAACTGATATGGCCATGGTCTTTGCCACGGGTAAATTATGGTTTAAAGTTCCAGAAACCATAAAATTCCAAATTGATGGTAAATTGGATAAGCATGTTTACTCTAAGGATGTGGTTTTAAATATAATAGGTCAGGTGGGTGCAGATGGCGCTACCTATCAGGCTTGTGAATTTGGCGGTGAAACCACCAGTAAAATGTCAGTTTCAGATCGTATGGTGCTATGTAACATGGCGATAGAAATGGGGGGCAAAACTGGCCTGGTAGAACCTGATGAAAAGACCATTAAATATATTGAACAAAGATCGAACAAGAAATACCGGGTATTTAGCACCGATGAAGATGCAGAATCCCTGAAGACCATGCAAGTTGATGTTACTGATTTGGTGCCCCAGATCGCCTGCCCCCACAACGTGGATAATGTAAAACCAGTAACTGAGGTTGAGGGAACTACTATTGACCAAATATTCCTGGGATCCTGTACAAACGGACGTCTGGATGATATGCGCGTGGCTGCTGAAATATTAAAAGGAAAAGAAGTCTCTACAAATGTGCGTATGCTGGTAATACCGGCTTCAAGAGAAGTCTATCGTAATGCGCTAGATGAGGGGCTGATGAACATATTCGTGGATGCCGGGGCCCTAGTATGTAACCCCTGCTGCGGGCCCTGTTTGGGCGGACATGTAGGCCTCTTAGGGCCTGGTGAAGTCAGTCTTTCCACTTCCAACCGTAACTTCAAGGGGCGACAGGGTAGTCCAGACGCCGAAGTTTATCTCAGTTCGGCTGCAGTGGCAGCTGCCTCCGCCATAAAGGGGGAAATTACCGACCCACGTTAA